The genomic segment TTCCAATGAAACCGCTTTGTAAAGAGGATTGTTTAGGATTATGTCCTATCTGTGGCGTAGATCTCAATTTTGAGAGATGTATTCATTATAAAGAAAAACATGACTATTTCTTGATTTAAAAAACCTGGAGGTTATTATGCCTGTTCCTAAGAAAAGATCTTCACGAACTCGGGGAAGAAAGAGGAGAACCCACTGGAAAGTAGAAGAATTGAATTTAGTGGAATGCTCTCACTGTCATTCTCTTACAAGACCCCACCGAGTTTGTCCTAATTGTGGATATTACAAAGGGCGTTTAGTCT from the candidate division WOR-3 bacterium genome contains:
- the rpmF gene encoding 50S ribosomal protein L32 yields the protein MPVPKKRSSRTRGRKRRTHWKVEELNLVECSHCHSLTRPHRVCPNCGYYKGRLVLKGAEEA